From a region of the Deltaproteobacteria bacterium genome:
- the thiC gene encoding phosphomethylpyrimidine synthase ThiC translates to MTQLLAARQGKITEAMTQAAAYENTSPETVRDKVAAGLAVIPKNVHRKFSARVIGQGFRTKVNANIGTSMSRHNEIQEFEKLDAAVSAGADAVMDLSTGGDLHAILKTMLDRSPLMVGTVPIYGVASALASRKKTMLDMTADDLFEEITAQAELGVDFITVHCGVIKSTVETLMTCERVVGIVSRGGSLMAEWMAVTGKQNPLYEQYDRLLEIARAHDVTLSLGDGLRPGGIADAEDRAQHAELNVLGTLAERAREAGVQVMIEGPGHVPLSYIAGDVKLQKRLCGGAPYYVLGPLPTDVAPGYDHITGAIGGAIAASAGVDFLCYVTPAEHLTLPTAKDVAEGVFVSRIAAHIGDLEKKIPGAWEWDLEMSRARRRFDWEAMFRLAINPELARSRRAESEDAGREVCTMCGDLCAMKTFDRVCEATKKKK, encoded by the coding sequence ATGACCCAGCTTCTTGCCGCAAGACAGGGAAAAATCACCGAGGCCATGACCCAGGCCGCCGCATACGAAAATACAAGCCCGGAGACCGTGCGCGACAAGGTGGCGGCGGGCCTTGCCGTAATCCCCAAAAACGTGCACCGCAAATTTTCCGCAAGAGTTATTGGCCAGGGATTTCGCACCAAGGTGAACGCCAATATCGGCACCAGCATGAGCCGCCACAACGAGATCCAGGAATTCGAAAAGCTCGACGCCGCCGTTTCGGCTGGAGCCGACGCCGTCATGGACCTTTCCACGGGCGGCGACCTTCACGCCATTTTGAAGACCATGCTGGACCGGTCGCCCTTAATGGTTGGGACCGTGCCCATATACGGCGTGGCGAGCGCCCTGGCGTCCCGCAAAAAGACCATGCTGGACATGACCGCCGACGACCTCTTTGAGGAAATCACGGCCCAGGCGGAGCTCGGAGTCGATTTCATCACCGTCCACTGCGGGGTGATCAAATCCACCGTGGAGACCCTCATGACCTGCGAGCGGGTTGTGGGCATAGTCTCGCGCGGCGGAAGCCTCATGGCCGAATGGATGGCGGTGACGGGAAAACAGAACCCGCTATACGAGCAGTACGACAGGCTCCTGGAAATCGCCCGAGCCCACGACGTTACCCTTAGTCTGGGTGACGGCCTTCGCCCCGGAGGCATAGCCGACGCCGAGGACCGCGCCCAGCACGCGGAATTGAACGTGTTGGGCACCCTTGCGGAACGGGCCAGGGAGGCGGGGGTTCAGGTCATGATAGAGGGTCCCGGCCACGTGCCGCTTTCCTACATAGCGGGGGACGTGAAGCTCCAGAAGCGCCTGTGCGGCGGAGCACCCTACTACGTTCTGGGCCCGCTTCCCACGGACGTGGCCCCCGGCTACGACCACATAACCGGGGCCATAGGCGGAGCCATAGCGGCATCAGCCGGGGTCGACTTCCTTTGCTACGTCACCCCCGCCGAGCACCTCACCCTTCCCACGGCAAAAGACGTGGCCGAAGGCGTTTTTGTCTCCCGCATCGCGGCACACATAGGAGACCTGGAAAAAAAGATCCCCGGCGCCTGGGAATGGGACCTGGAAATGAGCAGGGCCCGCCGCCGCTTCGACTGGGAGGCCATGTTCAGGCTCGCCATCAACCCGGAACTGGCCCGGTCCCGAAGGGCCGAAAGCGAGGACGCGGGGCGCGAGGTCTGCACCATGTGCGGCGACCTCTGCGCCATGAAGACCTTCGACAGGGTCTGCGAGGCCACGAAAAAAAAGAAGTAG
- a CDS encoding metal-dependent hydrolase, with translation MSTVLTHPAIPLAIGLGLGRNVVPGRLLAAGVLASVLPDLDTIGYRLGVPYDSLFGHRGFSHSILFALLLAMAGALAYRKLNTTAFRAFLFLLLAAASHPFIDAFTNGGLGVLAFWPFSGNRYFAPFQVIEVAPIGIFQLVSKRGAVVLLSELKWVWQPCFYLMVTLMCVSRYFSGLFGGAASEA, from the coding sequence ATGTCCACCGTCCTTACACATCCCGCCATTCCGCTCGCCATCGGGCTCGGCCTTGGGCGAAACGTCGTGCCCGGAAGGCTTTTGGCAGCCGGGGTGCTGGCCTCGGTTCTTCCCGACCTGGACACAATCGGCTACAGGCTTGGCGTTCCATACGATTCCCTTTTCGGGCACAGGGGATTTAGCCACTCCATCCTGTTCGCCCTTCTGCTTGCAATGGCCGGGGCTCTGGCTTACAGAAAACTCAACACCACGGCTTTCAGGGCCTTTCTCTTTCTCCTTTTGGCTGCGGCTTCCCACCCTTTCATAGACGCCTTCACCAACGGCGGGCTTGGCGTTCTCGCCTTCTGGCCGTTTTCCGGGAATAGGTATTTCGCGCCGTTTCAGGTGATTGAGGTGGCTCCGATAGGCATTTTTCAGCTCGTCTCGAAAAGGGGGGCGGTGGTGCTTCTAAGCGAATTGAAATGGGTGTGGCAGCCCTGCTTCTATTTAATGGTGACCCTGATGTGCGTAAGTCGTTACTTTTCGGGGCTTTTTGGCGGGGCGGCTTCGGAGGCCTGA